TCTGGAGTATTCTGATTCTATTTAGACCATTAGGAAGTTTTGTTGTTTTAACGGTAAGTCTTTCAGTTCGGATCTTTTTCGCGTCAAAAAAACCATATGCCGTGAAAATTATGGAAACTGAAAGAGATACAAATAATATTTGCGCAGGTGAAAGGATAATACTTGCGTAAGCTTCACTAAATAACGGGGCTGAAATTTTTATTAAAAGGTTATAAATATCTAAAGAAACAGCAGAAGAGAAGAATATAATAAGCAGTGCCACCCACATGTGGCTGATCAATGTTACTTTCCTTGATTGGTTTCCTTTGCCTCTGGCAAAAAAATGTATTGAAAGAGGAGATGCCGCTAAAAACAGGAGAATCAGCGACAATAAAAAAGTTTCAACAGTACTGAAATTAAAGACGTCAGTTATCTTATAAAACAGATGTACATGAGCTGCGATAAATACTGTGCAAAAAAATAATAAGATCATAATGTCCTGACTCTTGCAGTGGTATTATATGCGGAATTCATTAATTACAACGCTGCGCTTTCTCCGCGGTCTCGAGAGGCGGTTTTAAACATCTTTCGTGTCTTGGCCTGCATCCTGTCCATATAGTAATAAACCACAGGAGTTATGTAGAGCGTCAGCAGCTGTGATACAAGCAGTCCTCCGACAACCGCAAGCCCGAGAGAGCGGCGTGAATCAGCGCCTGCGCCGAATCCGATCGCTATCGGCAGAGTGCCCATGAGCGCCGCCATGGTTGTCATCATGATCGGCCTGAAACGCACAATGGCCCCTTCATAGATCGCCTCAAGCGGAGTCTTGTTGCCCTGCCGCTCAGCCTCAAGCGCGAAGTCTATCATCATGATAGCGTTCTTCTTCACAATACCGACGAGCATGATGATACCGACGAAGGAGTAAAGGTTCAGGTCCTTGCCGAATATGAGAAGTGTTATGAGCGCTCCGAAACCTGCCGCAGGCAATCCTGAAAGTATGGTCAAAGGATGTATGTAGCTCTCGTACAGAATACCGAGCACGATATATATCACAACAATGGCAAGGAGCAGGAGCATGGCAAGCCCGACCGTTGATGCCTTATATACCTGAGCTGTCCCCTGGAATCCTGTTGTGATCGAAGAAGGAAGCGCCTTTGCCTCCTTCTCAACTGCTGCAACGGCATCACCTAATGGGGTGCCGGGCTTAAGGTTGAAAGAGATTGTCACAGCTGTTATCTGGCCGAGATGGTTAACAGATAAAGGGCCAAGTCCCTTCTTTATGTCTGCAACAGAAGAGAGCGGCACAAGCTGGCCTGTGTTTGAGCGGACATAAAGCATGCCGAGCGCTGACGGGTCCATCTGATACTGCGGCTCCAATTCCATGATCACCTGGTACTGATTTGTGGAAGAGTATATGGTTGAGACCTGACGTGCGCCGTAGGCAGAATAGAGAGTGTCTTCTATCTGCTGTGCTGTGATGCCAAGGGCAGCTGCACGGTCGCGGTCGATCTCAAGGTTCACCTGCGGATTCTTGATCTGAAGGTCGCTGTTCACGTCCTGGATCATGGCTATCCCGCGAAGCTTTTTCTCAAAGTCAGCAGCGTTGGCATACAGATCTTTTATGTCCGGGCTCTGAAGCACGAACTGATACTGCGCCTTGGAAAGGGTCGCTTCGAGCCGTATAGGCGGCGGGTTCTGCATGAACATCATAACGCCGGGAACACCCATCACCTTCGGCCTGAGCCCCGCTATTATCTGATCGGCATTCAGCTTGCGTTCATCCCGCGGCTTCAGCTTCATGAACATCAGGCCTCCGTTTGAAGCCACCCTCGGGCCTGCTGCGCCTACAACTGACATAAATGCTTCCACATTGGGGTCCTGAAGCACTATATCGGCAAGCTTCTGCTGATGACGCTTCATCTCGTCAAAGGAAATGCCCTGAGCCGCTTCGGTAAAGGCAAATATCGCGCCGATGTCATCCGGCGGAAGCAGGCCTGCCGGCATTATGGTAAAGAGCCATGCCGTTGCCGCTGTCAATGCAAGAGTAACCACAATGGTTGTGCGGCGGAAATGGAGAACTCCCTTGAGGGTCCTCTCATAGAGGTTGCGCATGCCGTCAAAGAACCTCTCCATGAAATTATATAGCCGTCCGTGCCGCTCTTCTCCCAACGGCCTCAGGAAACGGCTGCATAGCATCGGTGTGAGCGTCAGAGAAACAAATCCCGAGATGAGTATTGCAACAGTGATGGTCACGGCGAACTCGTGCAGCATCCTGCCGAGCATTCCTGCCATAAAAAGTATGGGTATAAATACGGCAACGAGCGAGAGCGTCATGGAGATAATTGTAAATCCTATCTCTCTTGAGCCGCGTAATGCGGCATCCATCGGCTTCTCTCCATGCTCCATGTGACGGACGATATTTTCAAGCATAACTATCGCATCGTCCACTACAAATCCGACCGACAGTGTGAGCGCCATCAGCGTTATATTGTTGACCGAGAATCCCAGGCCGTACATGGCGGCAAAAGTACCGATGATGGAAAGCGGCAGCGCGAGGCTTGGGATCACCGTTGCTGACACATTGCGCAGAAAGAGAAATATAACAAGGACAACAAGGGCGATGGTCAGGAGAAGTGTGAATTTAACATCCACTACTGACGAACGGATAGAGTCAGAGCGGTCAAAAAGGGTGTTCAGTTCCACTGTAGCCGGAAGCTGGCTTCTGAAACTTGGTATCTGCTCCTTAATGCTGTCCACAACCTCTATTGTATTGGTTCCGGGCTGGCGCTGTACCGCAAGAACAACAGCCCTGACAGACTTGCCTTTAGTGTTGTACCATGCGGCGACCTTGTCATTCTCAATGCTATCCATTACCACAGCTATGTCCTGCAGACGCACCGGCGAGCCGTCGCGATAAGCAACAATGATCGCCTTGAACGCTTCAGCATTATAAAGCTGCCCGCTTGCCTGGATGGTAAATGCCTGCTTATCCCCCTGCAGCCCGCCTGTCGGCAGGTTTACGTTCCAGCGTGACAATGAAGCAGCTACCTCATCAAGTCCGATCTTCCGGTTCGCCAATGCCTTTGGATCTACCTGAACACGCACAGCGTACTTTTGTGAACCATAGATCTGCACCTGTGCCACGCCTTTGATCATGGAGATGCGCGGCGAAATAATAGTGTCAGCGTATTCATTTACATCAGAAAGCGGAAGTGTCGGCGAGCTGAGAGTCAGATAAATTACCGGCTGGTCTGCCGGGTTGACCTTCTGATATGATGGAGGGCTCGGCATGTCCTCCGGCAGCTGCCGCGCAGACTTGGAGATTGCGGCCTGTACATCCTGCGCAGCTGCATCTATATTACGCTCCAGAGCAAATTTAAGAGTGATGACCGAAACACCCTGCCCATTGGTGGATGTCATGGCATCAAGGCCGGAGATGGTAGAGAACTGGCGCTCCAGCGGAGTAGCTACAGCGCTTGCCATCGTCTCAGGGCTTGCGCCCGGAAGGCTTGCGCGCACCTGAATGGTCGGAAAATCAATACTCGGAAGATCATTAACCGGAAGGATCCGGTATGCAAAGACCCCGAAGATCATTACCGCTATCATGACAAGGCTGGTCATGATAGGTCGTTTTATAAATAGTTCAGAGATATTCATATCTGTCAGTTGTTCTTTATCAAAACCTTTGCGCCGGGCATAAGCATCATCTGTCCGTCTGTAACCACCTCTTCGCCTGACGAAAGCCCTTTCTCAATGACAGTCATACCTTCATGTGTTAGTCCCGCTGTGACAGGGCGAAGCTCTGCCGTATCTTCCTTAATAACAAATACGAACTGCCCCTGCTGCCCTGTCTGCACTGCCTGAGAAGGCACGACCACTGCGTCCTGTATGGTTGATAAAGCAATCGTGATGTTAACGAATTGTCCGGGCCATAAAGCCATCTCCCTGTTCTCAAAAGACGCCTTCATTTTGATAGTCCCGGTTGAAGTGTCTACTGTATTATCTATAAATGTCAAAAGACCGTTTTCAGATATCTTATCTTCCTTGGAGAACAATGCCTCGACATTTAATCTCCCTGACGACATGTATCTTCTTATCTCTGCGAGGTCATGCTCCGGAACTGAGAAGCTCACATAAACAGGCTGTATCTGATTTATGATCACCATCGGATTATTATCATTTGCCTTGATGAGATTACCCTGGTTCACAAGAAGACTGCCTGTACGGCCTGCGACCGGGGCATAGATGTAACAGTAACCAAGCTGAAGCTTTGCATTCTCCACGGCTGCCTTGCCAGCTATCACAGTTGCCGCAACAGCATCAGCATTTGTCTGTATCTTCTCAAGGTCATTTCTGCTTACAAGATTCTCATTGAAGAGCGCCTTATACCTGATAAGGTCATCTTCAGCTTTTTTTGCAACAGCCATATCCCTCCTGAGATTGGCCTCAGCTATCTCATAAGTTGTCTGATAAGGCGCAGGGTCAATCGTGAAAAGCAGCTCGCCTTTTTTAACATCCTTCCCCTCATGAAAGCCAACGCTCAAGAGTTCACCTCCGACACGCGCAGTAATCTTGACTGAGGAGAATGCTTCAACTGTCCCCATGGCCGTTAACTGTAAAGGCACCGATTTATTGGTCACAGATTCAGTCGTCACAGGGACAACCATGGATTTAGGAGCCTGTTTCGGCTTCTCCTTTGAACATGCCGTAAGAAAAGATGCAGAGCAAACAGCAAAAAACAAACAGCATATAATTGTCAGGAACTTATTCTTCATTTATAAATTCTCCTTTCGCCCCTATTGATTGCCGGCTACAGTCTTTAAAAGTGTTCCGGTTGCGCGCTGCAATATTAAAAGAGCTAACTGTTGATCATACTGCGCATTTGCAAGCTGCCTTTCAGAAGTAACAAGCAGAGTGTTTGCATCCATGATATCTATGCTGTCAGCAAGGCCGTACTCGAACTGTTTTGTAACAGAGTTGTAATTGTCTTTTGCATATTCCACTTCCGAACGCAGTTTTTCCAGAACCCCTGAAACGGTTGCCAGATTAAGATAGGCGTTATCAACCTCGACATTAACAGAATCCTGCATATCCTGAAGCCTGTAATCCGCCTGCCTGAGCCTTGCCTCTGCCTGCCTGACTTCTGCCTTTCTCAATCCTCCGTCAAATAACGGATAATTAATGCTCAGAACTCCGTAAATATTTTCACTGTTTGATGAGCTTATAGACGGATGATCCTCTTTCTTTGAATACACTCCTTCAACTGAAAGGCTCGGCCAGTATAAGCCCTTTGTATATTTGATCTGCTTGTCAGCGATCTCTTTCTGAAGGCCAGAACTTTTCAACTCCGCCCGTTCCGATAATGCTGTCTGCTTCAGGCTGTCAAGAGTCATTGTTGATATTGCATACGGCTGATCTTCTTTCAGATCGAAATCATTGCTGATCCCGACGGTTCGTGCAAGGAGCACCTTTGTGAATTTCAGCGCATTGTCTGCCCTTATCAGATCCGACTGCGCGCCTGAGAGCTCTGCTTCAGCCCGCAGAAGAACTGTCTTGGTGCTCTCGCCGACCTTGAGCCGTATCTTTGCTGCATCCCTGTGTTTTGTCAGCCTTTCTACATTGGCATTTATTATCTCAAGCGCCTTCTTTGATTTGAGCACGTCATAATACGAAGTGGCAACGCTTAGTAAATAATTCCCCCTGACCGTATCAAGATCAAACCTGCTCTTTACAATCGTCTCTTTTGCTATGTCCATGGCTGTCAATTCCCTGCCGCTCATTGAGATGGACTGGCCCAACTTCAAACCCCACGCAGTGCTGTTATCAGGCAGTGAGCTGCCGCTATTGCTGTATTCAGTGCTGCTTCCGAATGCTGAGAGCGCAGGTGTCAGCACTGCCGTAGCCCTGTCTTTGTCGCGTTCAGAAAGATAAAGCTCTTCCTCTGCTATCTTGATGCTCTTGCTTCGCTCAAGCGCGATTGAATAAAGCTCGCTGAGGCTGTACTCCTGCGCCGGCAATGTCACGGGAACTGCGGCCATAAATAAAAACAGAAACAGAAGAGTTCGTTTCATCATATCGTATCCTTCCTTATCCCTTTAGTTATCAGATCATAAAGCGAGTCGCCCATCTTTTTTTCATCCCCTGTCTCAAACCTGAGCCTCAACAGGATGCCGCCTCTTATACACGCGAATATCATCAAGGCTGTATCATCAATATCAAGAGGCCTGAAATCTTTGCTCTTTATCCCGGCTTTAAGAATATCCATTATTATGTCGTGCTGTGTCTTTAAAAAGTTTTTCCTGAACGGCTTTAAAAACGGCATGTCATGTTCCTTGATTAAAAGAGAGATGAGCTGCTTCTTTTTAAAAGCGACTTCAAGGTTTGTATCAATATATATTTTTAACGCCTTGAGCGGCGGCTGCGAAGAAAGGCTTTTTGTAAACTCGCTGAAATCCTTTGTCTGATCCTTTATCAGCTCAAGGCAGACTTCCTCTTTACTTTTGAACCTCAGGTAAAGCGCGCCGACACTAAGCCCGACCTCCTGCGCTATATCGGTCATCTTCGTGCCAGAATATCCCTTTGAAGAAAAGAGCTTCAGAGCAGCCTTCAATACCCTTGTTTTGGAAACATTATTAGATGAACGCTGATTCATATGAACGATGGTTCAGTTTATAACAGTTGCGAAGGGGATGTCAAACAGGATGGTTGGAATTTATATGCAGCTTGTTATGCCATGACCTGCGGCTTCCAGCACTTGGTCAATATGTTCTACTTTTGTCTCGGATTTGTTCATAAATTATTTTTGCTTCTGCTTTACGCCAATCTTCCAGATGCCTTTTTCAAGAAAGGCTTCTATGGTTTGGCGGTTTGCCTTATTTATCAAATTCGAGTGTGATACTTTATGCTTTTTTGCATATTCAACAAGCGTCATGATGTGCGCGCCTTCCAGATAGGCAAGCCTCTTGTGATAACTGTTAGTAAGCGCCTTGCCGACTATTTCCTCCATGATCTTTGCAGCGCCTTTTTCGTCAAATTCCTTAAACGCCTCGTAATACATTTTCCTGTCAATGAATTTAATATTTACCGGCACAAAACCTTCCCGTATAAGCAGATAATTATTCAGTACTCTTCCGATGCGGCCATTGCCGTCAACAAACGGGTGTGTGTGTTCAAAAGTAAGATGCAGCAGCGCAATACGTTTTATAATATTTTCATGGCTGTCAGCGTTATACCTCGCAAGCATTTTTTCCAATCTTCCATCCACTTCTTTCGGGTCCGGCGCAATGTGGCTGGCAACCCTGACCCATTCACCGTCCTTGCGAAATCTTCCGGCGATATCATCCCGGATATTCGCTATAAGCATTTTGTGAAGCGACAGAATAACCTCAAGAGTCAGCTCTTGCTCTTTGGCTTTTGTATCGATATATGAAACTACACGCGCAAGATTTTTGGCTTCAAAGATTTCTCTCTCGGTTATGTATCTGTCCAGGTCTATTTGCAAAAGGATTTTTTCTGTTTCTTCAAGAGTGAGGGTGCTGTTCTCGATGGCATTGGAGTTATACACCTGCTCAGCGACCTCTGCTTCGCTCAGTAATTTTATAAGCGATTGTTTCCCGGCAGACGCGGCATAATACCGCTCTCTGAGGCGGCTGATTGTATTAAATACGTGTAATACTTTTGC
The nucleotide sequence above comes from Thermodesulfovibrionia bacterium. Encoded proteins:
- a CDS encoding efflux RND transporter periplasmic adaptor subunit, with translation MKNKFLTIICCLFFAVCSASFLTACSKEKPKQAPKSMVVPVTTESVTNKSVPLQLTAMGTVEAFSSVKITARVGGELLSVGFHEGKDVKKGELLFTIDPAPYQTTYEIAEANLRRDMAVAKKAEDDLIRYKALFNENLVSRNDLEKIQTNADAVAATVIAGKAAVENAKLQLGYCYIYAPVAGRTGSLLVNQGNLIKANDNNPMVIINQIQPVYVSFSVPEHDLAEIRRYMSSGRLNVEALFSKEDKISENGLLTFIDNTVDTSTGTIKMKASFENREMALWPGQFVNITIALSTIQDAVVVPSQAVQTGQQGQFVFVIKEDTAELRPVTAGLTHEGMTVIEKGLSSGEEVVTDGQMMLMPGAKVLIKNN
- a CDS encoding Fic family protein codes for the protein MAKVLHVFNTISRLRERYYAASAGKQSLIKLLSEAEVAEQVYNSNAIENSTLTLEETEKILLQIDLDRYITEREIFEAKNLARVVSYIDTKAKEQELTLEVILSLHKMLIANIRDDIAGRFRKDGEWVRVASHIAPDPKEVDGRLEKMLARYNADSHENIIKRIALLHLTFEHTHPFVDGNGRIGRVLNNYLLIREGFVPVNIKFIDRKMYYEAFKEFDEKGAAKIMEEIVGKALTNSYHKRLAYLEGAHIMTLVEYAKKHKVSHSNLINKANRQTIEAFLEKGIWKIGVKQKQK
- a CDS encoding TetR/AcrR family transcriptional regulator; translated protein: MNQRSSNNVSKTRVLKAALKLFSSKGYSGTKMTDIAQEVGLSVGALYLRFKSKEEVCLELIKDQTKDFSEFTKSLSSQPPLKALKIYIDTNLEVAFKKKQLISLLIKEHDMPFLKPFRKNFLKTQHDIIMDILKAGIKSKDFRPLDIDDTALMIFACIRGGILLRLRFETGDEKKMGDSLYDLITKGIRKDTI
- a CDS encoding TolC family protein, with translation MMKRTLLFLFLFMAAVPVTLPAQEYSLSELYSIALERSKSIKIAEEELYLSERDKDRATAVLTPALSAFGSSTEYSNSGSSLPDNSTAWGLKLGQSISMSGRELTAMDIAKETIVKSRFDLDTVRGNYLLSVATSYYDVLKSKKALEIINANVERLTKHRDAAKIRLKVGESTKTVLLRAEAELSGAQSDLIRADNALKFTKVLLARTVGISNDFDLKEDQPYAISTMTLDSLKQTALSERAELKSSGLQKEIADKQIKYTKGLYWPSLSVEGVYSKKEDHPSISSSNSENIYGVLSINYPLFDGGLRKAEVRQAEARLRQADYRLQDMQDSVNVEVDNAYLNLATVSGVLEKLRSEVEYAKDNYNSVTKQFEYGLADSIDIMDANTLLVTSERQLANAQYDQQLALLILQRATGTLLKTVAGNQ
- a CDS encoding efflux RND transporter permease subunit; the protein is MNISELFIKRPIMTSLVMIAVMIFGVFAYRILPVNDLPSIDFPTIQVRASLPGASPETMASAVATPLERQFSTISGLDAMTSTNGQGVSVITLKFALERNIDAAAQDVQAAISKSARQLPEDMPSPPSYQKVNPADQPVIYLTLSSPTLPLSDVNEYADTIISPRISMIKGVAQVQIYGSQKYAVRVQVDPKALANRKIGLDEVAASLSRWNVNLPTGGLQGDKQAFTIQASGQLYNAEAFKAIIVAYRDGSPVRLQDIAVVMDSIENDKVAAWYNTKGKSVRAVVLAVQRQPGTNTIEVVDSIKEQIPSFRSQLPATVELNTLFDRSDSIRSSVVDVKFTLLLTIALVVLVIFLFLRNVSATVIPSLALPLSIIGTFAAMYGLGFSVNNITLMALTLSVGFVVDDAIVMLENIVRHMEHGEKPMDAALRGSREIGFTIISMTLSLVAVFIPILFMAGMLGRMLHEFAVTITVAILISGFVSLTLTPMLCSRFLRPLGEERHGRLYNFMERFFDGMRNLYERTLKGVLHFRRTTIVVTLALTAATAWLFTIMPAGLLPPDDIGAIFAFTEAAQGISFDEMKRHQQKLADIVLQDPNVEAFMSVVGAAGPRVASNGGLMFMKLKPRDERKLNADQIIAGLRPKVMGVPGVMMFMQNPPPIRLEATLSKAQYQFVLQSPDIKDLYANAADFEKKLRGIAMIQDVNSDLQIKNPQVNLEIDRDRAAALGITAQQIEDTLYSAYGARQVSTIYSSTNQYQVIMELEPQYQMDPSALGMLYVRSNTGQLVPLSSVADIKKGLGPLSVNHLGQITAVTISFNLKPGTPLGDAVAAVEKEAKALPSSITTGFQGTAQVYKASTVGLAMLLLLAIVVIYIVLGILYESYIHPLTILSGLPAAGFGALITLLIFGKDLNLYSFVGIIMLVGIVKKNAIMMIDFALEAERQGNKTPLEAIYEGAIVRFRPIMMTTMAALMGTLPIAIGFGAGADSRRSLGLAVVGGLLVSQLLTLYITPVVYYYMDRMQAKTRKMFKTASRDRGESAAL